The following proteins are co-located in the Candidatus Dormiibacterota bacterium genome:
- a CDS encoding ABC transporter ATP-binding protein, translating into MQPVVDVRGLKKIYALDGQSIVALDGIDLEIVPGEFVAVMGPSGSGKSTFMHVVGMLDVPTTGRYLLEGRDVSELDGDARADIRNRRLGFVFQSYNLLPRTSALENVELPLVYAGVPEAQRTSIALEKMEMVGIAQLRDHYPNQMSGGQQQRVAIARALVNDPGLILADEPTGALDSKSADEVMRLFTDLNEKNGITIMLVTHEPNVAAFAKRLVTFRDGRVVSDTQQTRTAA; encoded by the coding sequence ATGCAGCCGGTCGTCGACGTTCGAGGCTTGAAGAAGATCTACGCGCTCGACGGGCAGTCGATCGTCGCGCTCGACGGCATCGATCTGGAGATCGTGCCTGGCGAGTTCGTCGCGGTGATGGGGCCTTCGGGCTCAGGAAAGTCGACGTTCATGCACGTCGTCGGCATGCTCGACGTCCCGACGACCGGCCGGTATCTGCTCGAGGGCCGCGACGTCTCCGAGCTCGATGGTGACGCGCGCGCCGACATCCGCAATCGGCGTCTCGGCTTCGTCTTTCAATCGTATAACCTGTTGCCGCGCACGAGCGCGCTCGAGAACGTCGAGCTGCCCCTGGTCTACGCGGGTGTGCCGGAAGCCCAACGCACGAGCATCGCCCTCGAGAAGATGGAGATGGTCGGCATCGCGCAACTGCGCGATCACTATCCGAACCAGATGTCGGGGGGCCAGCAGCAGCGCGTTGCCATTGCGCGCGCGCTCGTGAACGATCCGGGACTCATCCTCGCGGACGAGCCGACCGGTGCCCTCGACAGCAAGTCTGCCGACGAGGTGATGCGGCTCTTCACCGATCTCAACGAGAAGAACGGCATCACGATCATGCTCGTCACGCATGAGCCCAACGTCGCTGCCTTCGCAAAACGCCTCGTGACTTTTCGTGACGGGCGCGTCGTCTCCGACACGCAACAGACGAGGACCGCGGCGTGA
- a CDS encoding ABC transporter permease, which translates to MRATMALAMRALLRNRSRSLLTMLGVIIGVAAVIVTVAIGAGARASVQQRIASLGSNLLIVQPGSVTSGGARSGAGGASTLTAQDGIAIAALPGVAAVTPTVGVRAQAVAGNQNWQTLVNGVAPTYTFVRSWPLASGRFISQNDVASAAKIAVLGQTVVQNLFPDGSSPIGRNVLISGVPFTIVGTLSPMGQSGPGQDQDDTILVPYTSAMERLTGQTTVSALDVSAANSDQVSVVQTEITTLLEQRHRIVAPRPDDFQVRNLQDVAAAASSTGAVMEFLLAGVAAVSLIVGGIGIMNIMLVSVTERTREIGLRMALGARAKTILSQFLTEAVMLSTCGGAIGIGVGIAGTVLVSLLAKWSTVIPLSGILASVLFSALVGIFFGYYPARKASLLSPIDALRFE; encoded by the coding sequence ATGCGCGCCACGATGGCCCTCGCGATGCGCGCGCTTTTGCGCAACCGGTCGCGTTCGCTGCTCACCATGCTCGGCGTCATCATCGGCGTCGCAGCTGTCATCGTAACCGTCGCGATCGGCGCCGGCGCACGCGCGTCGGTGCAGCAGCGCATCGCAAGTCTCGGCAGCAACCTGCTGATCGTGCAGCCGGGGAGCGTGACCTCGGGCGGGGCTCGCAGCGGCGCCGGAGGTGCCTCGACGCTCACCGCGCAAGACGGGATCGCCATCGCCGCGTTGCCGGGCGTCGCCGCCGTGACCCCGACGGTTGGCGTGCGCGCGCAAGCGGTGGCCGGAAACCAGAACTGGCAGACGCTCGTCAACGGCGTCGCGCCGACGTACACGTTCGTGCGTAGCTGGCCGCTCGCGTCGGGGAGGTTCATCTCGCAGAATGACGTCGCAAGCGCCGCAAAGATCGCCGTGCTCGGTCAGACGGTGGTCCAAAACCTCTTCCCCGACGGCTCGTCGCCGATCGGGCGCAACGTCCTCATCAGCGGCGTCCCGTTCACGATCGTGGGAACGCTTAGCCCGATGGGACAGAGCGGCCCGGGGCAGGACCAAGACGACACCATTCTCGTGCCGTACACGTCCGCAATGGAACGGTTGACGGGGCAAACCACCGTGAGCGCGCTCGACGTGTCCGCCGCGAATAGCGATCAAGTGAGCGTGGTGCAAACGGAGATCACGACGCTGCTCGAGCAACGGCACCGCATCGTCGCACCGCGACCGGACGACTTTCAGGTGCGCAATCTACAAGACGTCGCGGCAGCAGCGTCTTCGACCGGCGCGGTGATGGAGTTCTTGCTCGCGGGTGTAGCGGCGGTCTCGTTGATCGTCGGGGGCATCGGCATCATGAACATCATGCTCGTCTCGGTCACCGAACGTACGCGAGAGATCGGGTTGCGCATGGCGCTCGGCGCGCGCGCAAAGACGATTTTGAGCCAGTTCCTGACCGAAGCCGTGATGCTCTCGACCTGCGGCGGCGCGATCGGCATTGGGGTCGGTATCGCAGGAACGGTGCTCGTCTCGCTCCTGGCGAAGTGGTCCACGGTGATTCCGCTTTCGGGCATCCTCGCGTCGGTGCTCTTCTCGGCACTCGTCGGCATCTTCTTCGGATACTATCCCGCACGCAAAGCGTCGCTGCTTAGCCCGATCGACGCACTCCGCTTCGAATGA
- a CDS encoding efflux RND transporter periplasmic adaptor subunit, whose amino-acid sequence MRNRFVLGGLGLLLAVAIFAAVISSHARAVTSYVTAPVERQTLVQSVSASGTVNPQNTVSVGTQVSGTISEIDVDFNSKVRKGQVLARLDPSTLQAQLNQAQASLAQAQDQASVQADTALSAQAGISSAGATLTRMRSALALAQNVLQRDQNLLAQGYVARAQVQTDQDAVAAAQAALETAQSQVLQAASSAAGGGASASAAQEAIAAQAAVVQEDQLNLQRSVITSPVNGTVVAREVSVGQTVAASLQTPTLFTIAQDLTKMEIDIAVGEPDIGSVRPGENVSFTVLAYPSDVFHGVVTQVRVSPTTVNNVVTYTVITKVSNPGGKLLPGMTATATIAVASAPNALVVPLQAVHAHTAGTGQASPWGQTAQGSSAQTVAAGSIATVVVERGGQVAPVRVRVVLVSGTQAAVTPLQGTLALGDAVVISSTGAQRSTRPASSGSAFGAMRALH is encoded by the coding sequence GTGCGTAACCGGTTTGTGCTCGGCGGCTTGGGCCTGCTGCTTGCGGTTGCCATCTTTGCGGCAGTCATTTCATCACATGCTCGCGCCGTCACATCGTACGTAACGGCGCCGGTCGAGCGGCAAACCCTCGTTCAGAGCGTCTCCGCGTCGGGCACGGTCAACCCGCAAAATACGGTGAGCGTCGGCACGCAGGTCTCGGGCACGATCTCCGAGATCGACGTTGACTTCAACAGCAAGGTTCGCAAAGGGCAAGTGCTCGCGCGGCTCGACCCGAGCACGCTGCAGGCGCAGCTGAATCAAGCACAGGCTTCGCTCGCACAAGCGCAAGACCAGGCCTCAGTGCAAGCCGATACAGCTCTTTCTGCGCAAGCCGGCATTTCGTCGGCCGGCGCAACCCTCACGCGCATGCGCAGCGCGCTCGCTCTCGCGCAGAACGTGCTGCAGCGCGATCAAAACCTTCTCGCACAAGGCTACGTGGCGCGCGCGCAAGTGCAGACCGATCAAGATGCGGTCGCCGCAGCCCAAGCGGCGCTTGAAACCGCACAATCGCAAGTCTTGCAGGCCGCATCGTCTGCAGCTGGAGGCGGCGCATCGGCCTCGGCCGCACAAGAAGCCATTGCCGCGCAGGCAGCGGTCGTACAGGAAGATCAGTTGAACCTCCAGCGCTCGGTGATCACGTCGCCGGTAAACGGCACGGTCGTCGCTCGCGAAGTCTCCGTCGGCCAAACGGTTGCCGCTAGCCTGCAGACCCCGACGCTCTTCACGATCGCGCAGGATCTCACGAAGATGGAGATCGACATCGCGGTCGGCGAGCCGGATATCGGCTCCGTGCGCCCGGGTGAGAACGTGAGTTTCACGGTGCTCGCGTACCCGAGCGACGTCTTCCACGGTGTCGTCACGCAAGTGCGCGTCAGTCCGACGACGGTAAACAACGTCGTAACCTACACGGTCATCACCAAGGTGAGTAACCCTGGCGGCAAGCTCCTCCCGGGAATGACTGCAACGGCGACGATCGCCGTCGCGAGCGCTCCCAACGCACTCGTCGTGCCGCTGCAAGCCGTGCACGCGCACACCGCCGGCACAGGACAAGCATCGCCGTGGGGCCAGACTGCGCAAGGATCGTCGGCACAAACGGTTGCCGCCGGCAGCATCGCAACGGTCGTCGTCGAACGCGGTGGCCAGGTTGCGCCGGTACGCGTGCGCGTCGTACTCGTGAGCGGTACGCAAGCCGCCGTGACGCCGCTCCAAGGGACGCTGGCGCTAGGCGACGCGGTCGTGATCTCCTCGACGGGCGCGCAACGCAGCACTCGCCCGGCCTCATCGGGGTCCGCGTTCGGCGCGATGAGAGCGCTTCACTGA